The window TTGTTCGAGGGGCGTGGGAGAGGAATGGAAGCGAGCGCTAAGGGCCTGACCGGTAGGATATTGCGGTGGGTAAGCGGGCATGGCTTTCTTTTATATCATGTTGGTGCCCAACCAGAAAGCAGTTTGGAGGGCGACAGAATTCCCTCAAAATCTGTTGCCCTCCAGTCTTTATTGACTTGGTTTCAATGAAAGCAAAAAAAGCCCCGCCGGGTGGCGGGGCATTATTTATTCACCGATGATTTTCACCAGCAGGCGCTTGCGGCGCATGCCGTCGAATTCACCATAGAAGATCCTTTCCCAGGTGCCGAGGTCCAGCTTTCCCTCCGTAACCGCCACCACCACCTCACGACCCATTATCTGGCGCTTGAGGTGCGCGTCGGCATTGTCCTCATAGCCGTTGTGGGCATATTGCGAGTGTGGTTTTTCGGGGGCAAGGCGTTCCAGCCATCTCTCAAAATCCTGATGCAGGCCACCTTCGTCATCATTTATGAACACGGAGGCGGTGATATGCATGGGATTCACCAGGCACAAACCTTCCCTGATGCCGCTTTCGCGCAGGCAGTCCTCCACTTGGGGGGTGATATTCACGAACTCCCTGCGTTTGTCGGTGTGGAACCACAGTTCCTTGCGGTAGCTGCGCATCAGTTGATCGGATTTTTCTCTATTTCAGTGGCAAATTCAGCCGCGGTGTCGAACACGTAGTCCGCGCCCGCTTTTTCCAACGCTTCCCGGCCGCTGAATCCCCAGGCTGCGCCGATGGAGATCATTCCGGCGTTTTTAGCTGTTTGCACATCCACGGGGGAATCGCCCATGAAGGCGATGTTCTCGGGTTTGCATTTCAGCCTCTCAGCCAGTTCCAGAGCGCGGGTGGGATCCGGTTTCATGGGTTTGTCAGGCTGCTCCCCACTGTAGATGCCAAACGGGTTTTTGCCCAGATTGACCATCGCGCCACGGAAATAATGGCGGATCATCTTTTTGGTGAAATAATGGACCTTGTTTGAAAGTATGGCCACCTTGATCTTGTGGGAAACGCAGAGCTGGATCAGATACAGGATTCC of the Candidatus Cloacimonadota bacterium genome contains:
- a CDS encoding YjbQ family protein, which gives rise to MRSYRKELWFHTDKRREFVNITPQVEDCLRESGIREGLCLVNPMHITASVFINDDEGGLHQDFERWLERLAPEKPHSQYAHNGYEDNADAHLKRQIMGREVVVAVTEGKLDLGTWERIFYGEFDGMRRKRLLVKIIGE
- a CDS encoding HAD family hydrolase, translating into MKKKHKIKAVIFDLDGTLLDSLQDIADSMNKALADSGLPEHPLEAYKDFVGDGLFKLTERVLPASRRKKADIEAIAEKFWVNYEESWFLHTKTYPGILYLIQLCVSHKIKVAILSNKVHYFTKKMIRHYFRGAMVNLGKNPFGIYSGEQPDKPMKPDPTRALELAERLKCKPENIAFMGDSPVDVQTAKNAGMISIGAAWGFSGREALEKAGADYVFDTAAEFATEIEKNPIN